A window of Lacibacter sediminis contains these coding sequences:
- a CDS encoding UDP-N-acetylmuramoyl-L-alanyl-D-glutamate--2,6-diaminopimelate ligase — MAELKDILYKVHLRSVHGSTNVDVNDLQIDSRMVKPGTCFIAIKGVSVDGHEFINKAIELGAIAVVCEVLPEQLNDDINYIQVANSAEAAGFMANQFFGNVSEQMKVIGVTGTNGKTTIATLLFKLFSGLGYRCGLISTVEYHVGDKVFPSTHTTPDVISLNSLLKQMYDAGCTYVFMECSSHAIHQHRITGIHFTGALFSNITHDHLDYHKTFDEYIKVKKSFFDGLGADAFAISNKDDKRGEVMLQNTKAKKLYYGLKNIADFKGKILENSLTGLQMMVNNDDVHFRLIGEFNAYNLLAVYGAAICLQEDKLKVLQVLSGVTGAEGRFDYLISPKDLILGIVDYAHTPDALENVLATIKKLRRGHEQIITVVGCGGDRDKTKRPVMGEVACELSDRVIFTSDNPRSEDPLEILADMEFGLSSAARRKFISIADRKEAIKTAVSLAKHEDIILVAGKGHEKYQDIKGVKYEFDDKKVLEQMFELLER, encoded by the coding sequence ATGGCAGAATTAAAAGACATATTGTATAAAGTGCACCTGCGCAGTGTTCACGGATCAACCAATGTTGATGTGAATGATCTGCAGATCGATTCACGTATGGTGAAGCCGGGCACTTGCTTTATTGCTATTAAAGGTGTGTCTGTTGATGGTCATGAATTCATCAATAAAGCAATTGAGTTGGGTGCAATAGCAGTGGTATGTGAAGTATTGCCGGAACAATTGAATGATGATATAAACTATATACAGGTTGCCAACAGTGCAGAGGCAGCAGGCTTTATGGCCAACCAGTTCTTTGGAAATGTGAGTGAGCAAATGAAAGTGATTGGTGTAACAGGCACAAATGGAAAAACAACCATCGCTACATTATTATTTAAACTGTTCAGTGGTTTAGGTTACAGATGCGGATTGATCTCAACGGTTGAATATCATGTAGGCGATAAAGTATTTCCATCAACACACACAACACCTGACGTCATCAGTTTAAACAGCTTACTAAAACAGATGTACGATGCCGGTTGCACTTATGTTTTCATGGAGTGCAGCAGTCATGCTATTCATCAGCATCGTATTACCGGCATCCATTTCACCGGCGCATTGTTCAGCAATATCACACACGATCACCTCGATTATCACAAAACCTTTGATGAATACATCAAAGTAAAAAAGAGCTTTTTTGATGGACTTGGGGCTGATGCGTTTGCGATCAGTAATAAAGATGATAAAAGAGGTGAGGTGATGTTGCAGAATACAAAAGCGAAGAAGTTGTATTACGGGTTGAAAAACATCGCTGATTTCAAAGGAAAGATACTGGAGAACAGTCTCACAGGTTTGCAGATGATGGTGAACAACGATGATGTGCATTTCCGTTTGATCGGTGAATTCAATGCATACAATTTATTAGCCGTATATGGTGCAGCTATATGCTTGCAGGAAGATAAACTGAAAGTGTTGCAGGTATTGAGTGGCGTCACCGGTGCAGAAGGAAGATTTGATTATCTCATTTCACCAAAGGATCTCATACTTGGTATTGTTGATTATGCTCACACACCCGATGCGTTGGAAAATGTGTTGGCAACGATCAAAAAATTAAGAAGAGGTCATGAGCAGATCATCACCGTTGTTGGTTGCGGTGGTGATAGAGATAAAACCAAACGCCCGGTAATGGGTGAAGTGGCATGTGAGCTAAGCGATAGAGTGATTTTCACCAGTGACAATCCAAGAAGTGAAGACCCATTAGAGATACTGGCTGATATGGAATTTGGATTGAGTAGTGCAGCACGAAGAAAATTTATTTCAATAGCAGATAGAAAGGAAGCGATTAAAACAGCGGTGAGTCTTGCTAAACATGAAGACATCATTCTTGTTGCAGGCAAGGGTCATGAAAAGTACCAGGATATTAAAGGCGTAAAGTATGAGTTTGATGATAAGAAGGTGCTGGAACAAATGTTTGAATTATTAGAGAGATGA
- a CDS encoding penicillin-binding protein, whose protein sequence is MEVKKDILWRVYLGFLGLGVFGILILGKAFYTQRIEGSYWKSMGDSLHTKILDLDAERGTIYSEDGSMLSTSLPQFDIYIDFGADGLRAKSGKNFKENIDSLSIALAGLFNDKTAATYEKELRQAYKEKERYYLLHKKVSFEDYKQLREFPLVRLGRNKSGFIAEVKTKRLNPFGELGFRTIGLYRENSKLVGLERSFDSVLRGTTGKRLVRYVAGGVMMPVEGFEVEPENGDDVYTTIDVNIQDITERALMRTMTTNEALEGTCIVMEVATGKIKAIANLGRTKDGTYFETDNYALRTAEPGSTVKLVTLLAALEDKHVTIKDNIAIHGGRWNLNGRTIVDDHHGPEVTSIKTAFTQSSNVAMSKLAYQYYTGKPKEYYKHFSALHLTSKTGIELNEEFSPLIRNPNKVKPKNWHPQTLASWGFGYELMVSPLQMLMVYNAVGNNGKMMKPYLLNDIRSYGTVIRKNEPVVLNEAIASEATIKQLQECLAAVCTEGTAKKQFETAPYKAAGKTGTAKVNDGKYKYRDGVYQSAFAGYFPAEAPKYSIIVVVKNKPHAANYYGGSVAAPVFREIADHLYKYSQEQQPYQLPAIADSMLYTFNGMKKELQVIALQFGFNYADQLAGNWRRSFLKNNSVQPQSAEAREKLIPDVKGMGLKDALYVMETAGVKVKVTGKGRINNQSIAAGTPVAKGQEIMLYLN, encoded by the coding sequence ATGGAAGTAAAAAAAGACATATTGTGGCGTGTTTACCTTGGCTTTCTCGGCTTGGGTGTATTTGGCATCCTCATTTTGGGGAAGGCCTTTTACACACAACGTATAGAAGGAAGTTACTGGAAGAGCATGGGCGATAGTCTGCATACGAAGATCCTTGATCTTGATGCTGAGCGTGGTACTATTTATAGTGAAGATGGAAGTATGCTCAGCACATCGTTACCACAATTTGATATTTATATTGATTTTGGTGCTGATGGCTTGCGTGCAAAAAGCGGAAAGAATTTCAAAGAAAATATTGATTCATTAAGTATTGCTCTTGCAGGTTTATTTAATGATAAAACAGCAGCGACTTATGAAAAGGAATTGAGGCAGGCTTATAAGGAGAAGGAGCGATATTACCTGCTGCATAAAAAAGTATCGTTTGAAGATTACAAACAACTGCGTGAGTTTCCATTGGTGCGTTTGGGACGTAACAAGAGTGGCTTTATTGCTGAAGTAAAAACAAAACGTCTTAATCCATTTGGCGAGCTTGGTTTCCGCACCATTGGTTTGTATCGTGAAAATTCAAAGCTTGTTGGACTTGAACGTTCATTTGACAGTGTGTTACGTGGTACAACCGGTAAACGCCTGGTGCGTTATGTAGCCGGTGGTGTAATGATGCCTGTTGAAGGTTTTGAAGTGGAACCTGAAAATGGTGATGATGTGTACACAACGATTGATGTAAACATCCAGGATATTACGGAGCGTGCATTGATGCGTACGATGACCACCAACGAAGCATTAGAAGGTACCTGCATTGTAATGGAAGTGGCAACAGGAAAAATAAAAGCTATTGCCAATCTCGGTCGCACAAAAGATGGAACTTATTTCGAAACAGATAATTATGCATTACGTACCGCAGAGCCTGGTTCAACAGTAAAGCTGGTAACGTTGCTCGCTGCATTGGAAGATAAGCATGTAACAATCAAAGATAATATTGCGATACATGGTGGTCGTTGGAATTTGAATGGAAGAACCATTGTGGATGATCATCATGGTCCTGAAGTAACAAGTATTAAAACAGCTTTCACGCAGAGTTCGAATGTGGCAATGAGTAAACTGGCTTATCAATACTACACCGGCAAACCAAAGGAGTATTACAAGCACTTCAGCGCACTTCATCTTACTTCAAAAACAGGTATAGAACTGAATGAAGAATTTAGTCCCCTCATTCGTAATCCTAATAAAGTAAAACCGAAAAACTGGCATCCACAAACATTAGCATCATGGGGTTTTGGATATGAATTGATGGTGTCGCCATTGCAAATGTTGATGGTGTACAACGCTGTTGGTAACAATGGTAAAATGATGAAGCCTTATCTCTTAAACGATATCAGGAGTTACGGAACAGTGATCAGGAAAAATGAACCTGTTGTGTTGAATGAAGCAATTGCAAGTGAAGCAACCATCAAACAATTGCAGGAATGTTTAGCTGCAGTTTGCACAGAAGGAACTGCAAAAAAACAATTTGAAACTGCTCCATACAAAGCAGCCGGAAAAACAGGCACAGCAAAAGTAAATGACGGGAAATATAAATATCGTGATGGTGTTTACCAGTCAGCATTTGCAGGTTATTTCCCTGCAGAAGCGCCGAAGTATTCCATCATTGTGGTGGTGAAGAATAAACCACATGCAGCTAATTACTATGGAGGATCTGTGGCAGCTCCCGTATTCAGAGAAATTGCTGACCATCTTTATAAATACAGCCAGGAACAGCAACCTTATCAATTACCTGCCATTGCTGATTCTATGCTGTACACATTCAATGGAATGAAAAAAGAACTGCAGGTGATCGCATTGCAATTCGGATTTAACTACGCCGATCAACTGGCAGGCAACTGGCGCAGATCATTCCTGAAGAATAATAGTGTGCAACCTCAATCAGCAGAAGCAAGAGAAAAGCTGATACCTGATGTAAAAGGAATGGGATTGAAGGATGCATTGTATGTAATGGAAACAGCAGGTGTAAAAGTGAAAGTGACAGGAAAAGGTAGAATCAATAATCAATCGATAGCAGCAGGTACGCCTGTTGCGAAAGGACAAGAAATAATGTTGTATCTCAACTGA
- a CDS encoding FtsL-like putative cell division protein — translation MAVKEPKIDFKKWLNYQWIVKNVPYFLFLSLLAIIYIANGHYADNTIRNINKTTRQLKEQEYEYKTLNGKLMFQNRLSEVAKAVEPIGLKENIQQPIKLTDSTKLKDN, via the coding sequence ATGGCAGTAAAAGAGCCGAAGATCGATTTTAAAAAGTGGTTGAATTACCAGTGGATCGTGAAGAACGTTCCATACTTTCTCTTTCTCTCCCTGCTGGCGATCATTTACATCGCCAATGGCCATTACGCCGATAACACCATCCGCAACATCAATAAAACCACAAGGCAATTAAAAGAACAGGAGTATGAGTACAAAACACTCAACGGAAAACTTATGTTCCAGAACAGGTTAAGTGAAGTAGCAAAAGCAGTTGAGCCAATTGGTTTAAAAGAAAATATTCAGCAACCCATCAAATTAACTGACAGTACAAAACTGAAAGACAATTAA
- the rsmH gene encoding 16S rRNA (cytosine(1402)-N(4))-methyltransferase RsmH yields the protein MAKQKKIQAADPQKVDQQQDVYHIPVMLMEAVDALNIDPDGIYVDCTFGGGGHSREILKRLGKDGKLIAFDQDPDAKRNLPDDERIVFVPHNFKHINRFLKLNGFAKVDGILADLGVSSHQFDEGTRGFSTRFDGPLDMRMDPSQPVTASAILQTFSQQQLHKLFEQYGEVTNAKTLAATIVQQRNTNPLQTIEQLKQALQLVVKGNPNKYFAQVFQALRIEVNDELGVLKELLEQLPGILKPKARVAIISFHSLEDRLVKNFFKKGSFEEETYNPFERETKEQVFKIISKKPIEPSAEEQKLNSRSRSARLRIAEKL from the coding sequence ATGGCGAAACAAAAAAAAATACAAGCTGCAGACCCGCAAAAGGTCGATCAGCAACAGGATGTTTATCACATTCCTGTAATGTTGATGGAAGCTGTTGATGCGTTAAACATAGATCCTGATGGCATTTATGTTGACTGCACTTTCGGCGGCGGCGGTCACAGCAGGGAGATTTTGAAGCGCTTGGGTAAAGACGGGAAGTTGATCGCTTTTGATCAGGACCCGGATGCCAAACGTAACCTTCCCGATGATGAGCGTATTGTTTTTGTTCCGCACAACTTTAAACACATCAACCGCTTTTTAAAACTTAACGGTTTTGCAAAAGTGGACGGCATCTTAGCCGATCTCGGAGTTTCGAGTCACCAGTTTGATGAAGGTACAAGAGGTTTTTCAACAAGGTTTGATGGTCCGCTCGATATGCGGATGGACCCATCGCAACCGGTTACCGCTTCTGCCATTCTTCAAACCTTTTCGCAACAGCAACTGCATAAATTGTTTGAACAGTACGGTGAGGTAACAAATGCAAAAACGCTTGCAGCAACAATCGTTCAGCAACGCAACACCAATCCGCTTCAAACCATTGAGCAGTTAAAACAGGCATTGCAGTTGGTAGTAAAGGGTAATCCCAATAAATATTTCGCCCAGGTGTTCCAGGCATTGCGTATTGAAGTGAACGATGAATTAGGTGTGTTGAAAGAATTGTTAGAGCAATTGCCCGGTATCCTGAAACCCAAAGCCCGAGTGGCTATCATTTCCTTTCATTCGCTGGAAGACAGATTGGTGAAAAACTTTTTTAAAAAAGGAAGTTTTGAAGAGGAAACGTATAACCCGTTTGAAAGGGAAACAAAAGAACAGGTATTTAAGATCATTTCGAAGAAACCAATAGAACCATCGGCTGAAGAGCAGAAACTGAACTCAAGATCCAGAAGTGCACGGTTACGAATAGCCGAAAAACTTTAA
- the mraZ gene encoding division/cell wall cluster transcriptional repressor MraZ: protein MIGFLGEYEVTLDAKGRFLLPAGFKKQMPEEWNSQFVISRGLDSCLSLYHSKHWEPIFTHISSLNDFDPKVRQFQRYFLNGATTIELDSAGRLLVPAQLKEFAGLDKDVVLFAKGNKIEIWDSNKYKQFFEALSANDFSNLANEVMVKPPVL, encoded by the coding sequence ATGATTGGTTTTCTGGGAGAATATGAGGTTACGCTCGACGCAAAAGGTCGATTCCTGCTCCCGGCTGGCTTTAAAAAGCAAATGCCGGAAGAGTGGAACAGCCAATTTGTGATCAGCCGTGGCTTAGACTCATGTCTCTCTTTATACCATTCTAAACATTGGGAACCCATTTTTACCCACATCAGTTCTTTAAACGATTTTGATCCGAAGGTAAGGCAATTTCAACGCTACTTTTTGAATGGAGCAACCACCATCGAACTTGATTCTGCAGGTCGTTTACTGGTGCCCGCTCAACTGAAAGAATTTGCAGGGCTTGATAAAGATGTGGTGTTGTTTGCCAAGGGAAATAAGATAGAAATATGGGATAGTAATAAGTACAAACAGTTCTTTGAAGCCCTTTCAGCCAACGATTTCAGCAACCTGGCGAATGAGGTGATGGTGAAACCTCCGGTGTTGTAA
- a CDS encoding DUF3052 domain-containing protein, translating to MTGYSGTPLIKKLGITDELKLLILNPPGGIDAYWKLISVDYSAQLCKPKERPDFIHLFVTSQKEFHQLFNKIEKRLSGNVSLWVSWYKKSAGIPTDVTEDWIRQFALANNLVDVKVCAVTEQWSGLKLVIPVAKR from the coding sequence ATGACCGGTTACTCTGGTACACCACTTATAAAGAAACTCGGAATTACAGATGAGTTGAAGCTCCTCATCTTAAATCCGCCCGGTGGAATTGACGCTTACTGGAAGTTGATCTCAGTTGATTATTCGGCACAACTATGCAAGCCAAAAGAACGGCCAGACTTTATTCACTTATTCGTGACATCGCAAAAGGAATTTCATCAATTATTCAACAAAATTGAAAAGCGGCTGAGCGGCAACGTTAGCCTGTGGGTGAGTTGGTATAAAAAAAGCGCAGGCATACCAACAGATGTTACTGAAGACTGGATAAGGCAGTTTGCTTTAGCTAATAATTTAGTTGATGTGAAAGTATGTGCTGTTACTGAACAGTGGAGTGGTCTGAAATTGGTAATACCGGTTGCGAAGAGATAG
- a CDS encoding sensor histidine kinase, translating into MKKTFPIIIALITLSLMGIIYIQVSWLRNLAFLREEQLKEKLSAVIQQVGEELVVQRSDAFNNLGRMPGMKFPGDGYDIYKQFSVTNRFTIYEIREKLQKAFIRNNLKDTEFEFAVASDNVFGHYELKSPRFMDMASDTVHNLKAWYPLVASSGSILESLAPDEVFVIVVPDVKSYVLQSLGWMIAGSILFTLIIITAFFLTIRTLLRQKKLGDMKNDFINNMTHELKTPLATISLAVDALKNEKVLGNPEKLGYFTNMIKDENKRMNKHVESILQAAQMERQEVQLNLRELHVHDIIRNVLTNLQLQIEEKQGKVDVQLTATNDLMDADEVHLTNLINNLVDNALKYSKDDSFQLHISTKNMGKFIRVTVEDHGIGMNKETLARVFEKFYRAHTGNVHNVKGFGLGLSYVKTMVEAHGGKVKADSVIGKGSTFTVDLPLKK; encoded by the coding sequence ATGAAGAAAACGTTTCCCATCATTATTGCCTTGATCACGCTGTCGCTAATGGGGATCATTTATATACAGGTGTCGTGGTTACGGAACCTTGCTTTTTTGCGGGAAGAGCAGTTAAAAGAAAAATTGTCTGCGGTTATCCAGCAAGTGGGTGAGGAGTTGGTGGTACAACGCAGCGATGCGTTTAATAATCTTGGCCGTATGCCCGGTATGAAATTTCCTGGTGATGGGTATGATATTTACAAACAGTTTTCTGTGACGAACAGGTTCACCATTTACGAGATCAGGGAAAAACTGCAAAAGGCTTTTATACGGAATAATTTAAAAGATACTGAGTTTGAATTTGCAGTCGCAAGTGATAATGTATTTGGACATTACGAATTAAAGTCGCCACGTTTTATGGATATGGCTTCTGATACCGTGCATAACTTAAAAGCGTGGTATCCGTTGGTGGCAAGTAGCGGAAGTATACTCGAAAGCCTTGCGCCAGATGAAGTATTTGTAATTGTGGTACCCGATGTAAAAAGTTATGTACTGCAATCGCTTGGGTGGATGATCGCCGGGTCAATTTTATTTACACTCATTATCATCACCGCCTTCTTCCTCACCATTCGCACATTATTGCGTCAAAAGAAATTGGGTGATATGAAGAATGATTTCATCAACAACATGACGCATGAGTTGAAAACACCACTGGCAACTATTTCTCTTGCAGTTGATGCTTTGAAAAATGAAAAAGTATTGGGCAATCCTGAAAAGCTGGGTTACTTCACAAACATGATCAAAGATGAGAATAAACGCATGAACAAACATGTAGAATCAATTCTGCAGGCAGCACAAATGGAGCGACAGGAAGTGCAATTGAATCTGCGTGAGCTGCATGTGCATGATATTATCCGCAACGTATTAACCAATCTTCAATTACAAATAGAAGAGAAGCAGGGTAAGGTTGATGTACAGCTAACAGCAACAAATGATCTGATGGATGCAGATGAAGTACATCTCACCAATCTCATCAACAATCTTGTTGACAATGCATTGAAATACTCAAAAGACGATTCATTTCAACTGCACATCAGTACAAAAAACATGGGCAAGTTTATTCGTGTTACGGTAGAAGATCATGGTATTGGTATGAACAAGGAAACCCTTGCACGTGTGTTTGAAAAATTCTATCGGGCACACACCGGCAACGTCCATAATGTGAAAGGGTTTGGACTTGGTCTCAGCTATGTAAAAACAATGGTAGAGGCACACGGCGGTAAAGTAAAAGCTGATAGTGTTATTGGGAAGGGAAGTACATTCACAGTTGATCTGCCATTGAAGAAATAA
- a CDS encoding YqgE/AlgH family protein — MIEPASGILLISDPFLKDPNFMRTVVLLCEHDEAGSFGLVINRTFEQTLNELITDLEGYTVPVYYGGPVQMDTLHFLHQLPDEIPGGQEITKGIFWGGDFDMVLSMLKTETLDLNKIRFYLGYSGWSNGQLKDEMKEKSWLTVNASRNIVFHQQTDNIWKEAVRSMGGEYSQLINYPIDPQLN, encoded by the coding sequence ATGATTGAACCGGCTAGTGGCATATTACTCATATCTGATCCATTTTTAAAGGATCCGAATTTTATGCGGACCGTTGTGTTGCTTTGTGAACATGACGAAGCTGGAAGTTTTGGGTTAGTGATCAACCGCACATTTGAACAAACACTTAATGAATTGATCACCGATCTTGAAGGATATACTGTACCTGTTTATTATGGCGGCCCAGTGCAAATGGATACACTGCATTTTTTACATCAACTACCCGATGAGATACCCGGCGGACAGGAAATTACAAAAGGCATTTTCTGGGGAGGTGATTTTGACATGGTGCTGAGTATGCTGAAAACCGAAACACTTGACCTGAACAAAATACGATTCTACCTTGGCTACAGTGGTTGGAGCAACGGTCAATTGAAAGATGAAATGAAAGAAAAAAGCTGGCTAACGGTGAATGCCAGTCGCAATATTGTTTTTCATCAACAAACTGATAATATCTGGAAAGAAGCCGTTAGATCAATGGGCGGAGAATACAGCCAATTGATCAACTACCCTATTGATCCACAGTTAAATTAA
- a CDS encoding VOC family protein: protein MRRIISGIQQVGIGVTNADEAFIWYNKHFGTDVVVFKDAARAELMKRYTGGEGHERYAILALNMQGGGGFEIWEYRSRKSQPAAFEVQLGDTGIFVIKIKCKNVKAAYAEYQKAGLNLLSAPKENPGGIESFFLKDPYGNIFEVMADDNWFGDTGRHTGGVCGVTIGVSSIAKAIPFYEKVLGYDKQLFLDEGHYDEFSKIPGGQHHFKRVMLGHTRKQEGAFSKLLGPTYVELIEVTDRTPKKIFENRYWGDQGYIHLCFDINGYEEHERICNENGFPFTVDSANSFDMGEAAGHFSYNEDPDGTWIEYVETHRVPILKKIGWYLNLKNRKPEKPLPNWMVKSLSFSRVKV from the coding sequence ATGCGCAGGATCATCAGTGGTATTCAACAGGTAGGTATTGGTGTAACAAACGCCGACGAAGCATTTATCTGGTACAACAAACATTTCGGAACCGATGTGGTGGTATTTAAAGATGCGGCACGTGCCGAGTTGATGAAACGTTACACAGGTGGTGAAGGTCATGAGCGTTATGCCATTCTTGCGTTGAATATGCAAGGCGGTGGTGGTTTTGAAATTTGGGAATACCGCAGTCGTAAATCGCAACCTGCTGCTTTTGAAGTACAATTGGGCGACACAGGAATTTTCGTGATCAAGATCAAATGCAAGAATGTAAAAGCTGCTTATGCTGAATATCAGAAGGCAGGCTTAAACCTGTTGAGTGCACCAAAGGAAAATCCCGGCGGTATTGAATCGTTCTTTCTAAAAGATCCATACGGGAATATTTTTGAAGTAATGGCTGATGATAATTGGTTTGGTGATACCGGAAGACATACAGGCGGGGTTTGTGGCGTAACCATAGGCGTTAGTTCAATTGCAAAAGCAATTCCTTTCTACGAAAAAGTATTGGGTTACGACAAGCAATTGTTTTTAGATGAAGGTCATTACGATGAGTTTAGCAAAATCCCTGGTGGGCAACATCATTTCAAACGGGTGATGCTGGGACATACTCGCAAGCAGGAAGGTGCTTTTTCAAAATTGCTTGGTCCAACTTATGTTGAGTTGATTGAAGTAACTGATCGCACACCAAAGAAAATTTTTGAAAATCGTTATTGGGGTGATCAGGGTTATATCCACCTGTGCTTTGATATTAATGGATATGAAGAGCACGAACGTATTTGCAATGAAAATGGCTTTCCATTTACCGTTGATAGTGCGAACAGTTTTGACATGGGCGAAGCAGCAGGTCACTTCTCTTACAACGAAGATCCGGATGGTACATGGATCGAATATGTAGAAACACATCGTGTGCCTATTCTTAAAAAGATCGGTTGGTATTTGAATTTAAAAAACAGGAAGCCTGAAAAACCTTTACCCAACTGGATGGTAAAGAGTTTAAGTTTTTCGAGAGTGAAAGTGTAA
- a CDS encoding DUF4139 domain-containing protein: MKTKWLQILLYVLPITLTAQSVKRVPVETKMDQVTVFMKGAQVKRTVKQSISAGKQEIVFTGISTDIEKQSVQVKADGRLTILSVRVQRDYLKEQEVSEEIKTTQEKFSQLNDKISLTSKVLEVFKQEESMLIKNQQIAGSTVTLKPDELRQSLDFQRARLTEVLKQQLLLQKEIEEMNKDRNKLLNQLTEMSRKIDLSTNEIVVLADVKETATVPFEITYLVQKAGWYPTYNIRVKDVVSKLQLEMNANVYQTSGENWNNIKLVLSTGNPNDNNTKPLVNPWFISYAMKPAVNNLQEVVVVGYGTSNDLAGAVPGIQVRGKTSLKMENKSTPLQVITTFQPITTQYEIQEIATVNNDGKVNTMSINDKSIEAYYEYYSVPKLDEAAYLTAKLINWQDLNLIPGETNLFFEGTFLGKSYLDLSTDSDTLSLSLGVDKGITVKRTLLKDFSSKKFLGGNRTDTKQFEITVRNNKNVPVNIIVEDQFPISTLKEIEIEDLEYDGAKLNEDTKIITWTYTIDPKQMKKMEMKYSVKYPKEKKLQLD, translated from the coding sequence ATGAAAACGAAATGGCTGCAAATTCTTCTTTATGTTCTCCCAATTACATTAACCGCTCAATCGGTAAAACGTGTTCCTGTTGAAACAAAAATGGATCAGGTAACGGTGTTTATGAAAGGAGCACAGGTTAAACGAACAGTGAAACAATCCATCTCTGCCGGCAAGCAGGAGATCGTGTTTACCGGTATCTCCACCGATATTGAAAAACAAAGTGTGCAGGTAAAGGCCGATGGCAGGCTCACTATTTTGTCGGTGCGTGTTCAGCGTGATTACCTGAAAGAACAGGAAGTAAGTGAAGAGATCAAAACAACGCAGGAGAAATTCTCTCAGTTGAATGATAAGATCAGTCTTACATCAAAAGTGCTGGAGGTGTTCAAACAGGAAGAAAGTATGCTCATCAAAAATCAGCAGATAGCAGGCTCAACCGTTACACTCAAACCTGATGAATTAAGGCAATCACTCGATTTTCAACGGGCAAGATTAACCGAAGTATTGAAGCAACAACTGTTGTTGCAAAAAGAAATCGAAGAGATGAATAAGGATCGAAACAAACTATTGAATCAATTGACAGAAATGAGCCGGAAGATCGATCTCTCCACCAATGAAATTGTTGTACTTGCCGATGTAAAAGAGACAGCAACCGTTCCATTTGAAATAACTTATCTCGTACAAAAAGCAGGATGGTATCCTACTTATAATATTCGTGTGAAAGATGTAGTGAGCAAACTGCAACTGGAAATGAATGCCAATGTGTATCAAACAAGTGGCGAGAACTGGAATAATATCAAACTGGTATTATCAACCGGTAACCCGAATGATAATAATACAAAGCCACTTGTTAATCCATGGTTTATTTCTTATGCAATGAAACCCGCTGTGAATAATTTACAGGAAGTAGTAGTGGTTGGTTATGGAACTTCAAATGATTTGGCCGGAGCAGTTCCAGGTATTCAAGTAAGAGGAAAAACATCATTGAAAATGGAAAACAAATCAACCCCTTTGCAGGTTATTACTACTTTCCAACCCATCACCACCCAATACGAAATACAAGAAATAGCAACGGTGAATAACGATGGCAAAGTGAATACGATGAGCATTAACGACAAGAGTATTGAAGCTTATTATGAATATTACTCCGTACCTAAATTAGATGAAGCCGCATACCTAACTGCCAAACTTATCAATTGGCAGGATCTTAATTTAATTCCAGGCGAAACCAATTTGTTCTTTGAAGGAACATTTCTCGGTAAATCCTATCTCGATCTATCAACAGATTCTGATACCTTATCACTTTCATTAGGTGTCGACAAAGGCATAACAGTTAAACGAACACTGTTAAAAGATTTCAGCAGCAAGAAATTCCTGGGTGGTAACCGCACCGATACAAAGCAGTTTGAAATAACGGTTCGCAATAACAAAAACGTACCGGTGAATATTATTGTGGAAGATCAGTTTCCCATTTCAACATTGAAAGAGATAGAAATTGAAGACCTGGAATATGATGGAGCCAAATTGAATGAAGACACAAAGATTATCACCTGGACCTATACCATTGATCCCAAACAAATGAAGAAAATGGAAATGAAGTACAGTGTCAAATACCCGAAGGAAAAGAAACTACAGCTTGATTAG
- the atpC gene encoding ATP synthase F1 subunit epsilon, translating into MNLEILTPLGKTYSGEVIGVQLPGIAGSFEVLDNHAPLVSALKAGQLKILVEKNRNELYKIQGGFVEVLNNKVTVLVEGTEAV; encoded by the coding sequence ATGAATTTAGAAATATTAACTCCACTCGGAAAAACATACAGCGGCGAGGTAATTGGTGTACAGTTGCCCGGTATTGCCGGTAGCTTTGAAGTGCTGGATAACCACGCTCCATTGGTAAGTGCGTTGAAAGCAGGACAATTAAAGATCCTGGTTGAAAAGAACCGCAACGAACTGTATAAGATCCAGGGTGGTTTTGTAGAAGTGCTGAACAATAAAGTAACAGTACTGGTTGAAGGAACTGAAGCTGTATAA